AAGATGGAAGCATTTGAAAAGGCACAAGTGGAATTAACAAGCGATGATGGCTTAGCCGAGCCTAGCAGAAAGGCTAACAATCTTGGCTTCAAGAAGAAGGTAGCTGTCCCTGGATGTGCTCAAGTTCTTAAAGAAATGGGCTTCCCTCTTACCGAATAAGGATTTTTAAATCCCAAGATCATATCGAATCTTAATCATGCGAGCATAGCATAATCTCGATatgattttaacttatatatatatatatatatatgtactcgTACTCATCATATATTGAACTTTATTCAATAATTTAGCATCTATTTTACACAAAAATAGATCCCTGAATTAAAAGTCGGAATCCATTTTAcacaaaaatagacaaattaatctCATCTAATATAcaagaattaatttaaccatttttcagaacaacaaaatacaatctaacttcTAATACAAAAATACCTCCATAGTATTTTTCCCTAAATAAATGTTAAGACAATGAAACATTAGAAaccataattatatatatatatatagtcaataaaccataaaaaaacCCTGtagtgtttgaaattttaagaaaataaaagcagcaatgttaattttttattcaatgtataaatttaaagtGCATTCACtcaataaagaaacaaaacggtatttataatttatattcaatttatttttagcacAAATTTATAGATAATacgaattttttttccttattgatgaaataaaaaagaaacaatatttATCATCACACGTATATATACACAAGCACATATCATCTACTAACAGCCTGCCTGCAAATCCTCTCATTGCATCTTTAAAATGAACCCCAAAGCAATGAggaaatgaatgaataaatttaaaagctGCAAAAGGGAACTAAAAGCTGTGACTTTTCTGGGTTCCTATGGCACAATGGTTTTTGTGTAAATTCCCAACAAAAATGGAGATTTGGGCAGCAAGAAAGTACCGGAAAAAATTATAGTGGAAAACGGTGCCATCATGGGTTGTAAGAGCTATTATGTATCACTGAGTGTTCAAGCATTTCTCGACTCGGACACACCATTTCCTTGAGGCAGCAACCGTTTTTGTATATCTTGAATGTTGGTAAGATACTTATGTTTTCGGCATTTGCAACTCCAGGACTCTCCTCGATGTCCACCTATTCGAAAGAACACATTTCTGTTATTTTCTAAACGAgtatcagaaaaaaaaataaaaggtggGCCGTTTACGTTTAGAAAATTTACGGAGGGATGGCGGTCACATAGTGAATCCACGAATGGAGATATCTGTTTGCATTGCATGTTGGAACTCATCTTGAAATGGACTACGGAAACGCCTGTTGATTGAATTAACTCTTTCAAGAGGGGATTCGAGACGGTAAAAACGATGACAGTTTAAATTTTGGTGAACGCAAGGGCAAAAATGTACCTGGCAGAGATATCGCAGCTCGGAACTGTTTGATACTGCATGCTTCCTCGCCGAAGTCGCCATGAGATTTCTTCAATGCGACTTGTGCTTGAAATAGAGATTCGGCAATCTTGTTGTCATCGGGAAGTTCCCTTCGCAAAACTTCGTAATCTTGAACCGCATCAGCCCATCTCTCTAGCTATAGTTCACAATGTCAAATAGCATATACATGAGATGGCTATTCTTATGATCAAAGATAGGGTAAAAGCACAATAGAAGCCCTTGTACAAGGAGTccgattgcattttgccccctctactaaaaaaattggTAAATTAACCCATGcacgttagattaaagagcaaatcaGTCCgattaaaaattctatccattTCTACAGAGAGGAGTGgtttactctttgatttaagatacaatgactaatttgctcattttttaagtaaagtgagcaaaatacaatttaactcctagtacaagggcctccatggtacttttacctaaaAAAAAGCTTTTAAAGAATTTCTATACCTTGCTATTAGATGCCGCTCTTCGTAAAAGGGCTTTTATGTAATTTGGTTGGATGCTTAAAGCTTGGTCACAATCTTCAACGGAATGTTCCCACCGCCCGAGCTTAAACCAACAAGCTGCTCTGTTACAATAAAGAATAGAGTTTGATGGATCGAGCCTAAGACCGTCCCCATACGCTGAGCAGGCCTCAGTGAATCTTTCGGATTTGAACAGATCATTCCCACGTGCCCGTGCTCTCGCAACCAACTTCACGTTGTTAAGCAGTACAGCAACTTCAACATTTCGGGGATCAATTTGTTCAGCCTTTTCAGCAGCTGTAACAGCATTCTCGAACCTGTAATATATCCGCTATCAATTTTTGTATTTTGCAAATAACTGATATCAGATTAAGCTTAGAATCGTTTTTTTACTAACCTTCCGAGTGCCATCTCAATTTGTGCTTGGACAAAGAAGAGATATGCTTCAGAAAACATCCCGAAGAACTTAGTCTGTGAACAGGAGTTGGTGCATGGTTCTAATTTAGGAACAACCGAAAGGCTTGATTCAGCATCATCGAGTTGATGGAGTTTCAAAAGGGCTTCCACTCTACACATAAAAAGCTGTAAATTCAATTTGAATCAGTTCAGCCATTTTCCATGTCCGTTAACTGCACAAATTCTTCGtaatttaatgaagaaaaaactTTAGCTGAGCTTTTTtatggtaaaagtaccatggaggaaCTTATACTATGAGtcagattacattttgccccctctactaaaaaattgacaaattagcccatgtacattagatcaaagagcaaactggtcctcctgttaaaaatttaattcatttttactGTACATGtctatttggttattttgtcaGCCACTCAATTTTTgacagtagaaatggatgaaatttttaatagaaatgaccagtttactctttaatctaatatacaaggactaatttgctcattttttgagtaaatggggtaaaatgcaatctgactccaAGTACAACGgcttccatgatacttttaccgcTTTTTTACCTGAGGAGAGAAGTCAGCTCCAGAGGCAATGGCAGCATCGGTTTCCCTTAATGCACTCTTCCAGTCCCTAATTCTCCGAGCATCTGTACACTTGCAAAGATGCTTTTCCACAGCCTGCAACTTCTGTAACTCAGTTCGATCTTGTGGCTGCCCCAGAAGACATAGGTGCTTCCTAGCGTTTTCGACCTGCCCGACCCTGAAGTGCAGCGGCGTTAAATCGAAGCAACCAAAATATTATAGGTACATCGGTGTCAATGAGAACAACTCGCGAGAAGTAACGTAAACATGCAAAACAATGGAACAGATGGATACATAATCTTTTATAGACGATAGAGAACATAGCCGACAAGCTCATGACTCATGAGCTAACCAATATCCAATAGCCAATCATTTTAAGGATATATGTAGTTTGAACACAAAACCGTAAAACATTTGACCAGATTGGTTGAGAGAAGCTGGACATCGAATATCAACAAACAACTTGAGAAATACTTAAAAGAAGAATAAACCTAGGTAAGGTGATCTAACAAATACAAACTACGACCAACACGAGAACCATATAACTAAAAGTCAACAGTCGGTACAGGCACGAAGAATTGAAGAAACCCGGATCAGAAATGAAAAGATAGAGAGCAGACAGTTCTgaggataaatattaaatatggcAAACAGAAAagtaactaatatatatatataaataaatataacaatcaATAATATTAGTGACTACTCTCATCAATGCATTACTCAAATTCATTCACCGAATCGAAATTTTGGGACCACCTCCAAGACAAAGcaactaaagaaaaaggaaatacaacacgcatacatatacatacaaacATACACACAAACATACATACACACTAACAACATAAAGGAAAACATAAGGTACACATTACACGCCATGTGTAACTATCTGATTATTTCATCAACTAGGCCCGTGTTTAATGGTAGAAATtggtgaaatttttaacaaaaaataccaatttgctctttgatctaagaTACATAGACTAATTTGTCCAGTTTTTTAGTAAaaaggcaaaatgcaatctgtaTTAACAGGAGCCTCCACAATGTACCTAAAGGAACAAGGAAATACAAGaaacacacataatacatacacacacacacatacacacatacatacacacatacgaACATACACAAACACAAAACAAGAAGTCCAACAATGTAGATCAAAAGCATCACAACCCACCAAAACCAATCAACAACATTAGCAACAATTAAAACCAAGattttttctaacaaaattagattaaaaacatcaaaagaaCTATACAGAAATATTTCTACTCACACTCTAAGAAAACCATTTAAACACCAAAAGGAATGTATAATCGAAATTATTTTATACCTTAACAACAATGAAGCCAATCTCTGATGAGCCCTCCAATAGTTAGGATCCAACTTAACAGTTTCCTCACACTCCTTCACCGCCTCTCCTAATCTCCCTAACGCCGTCAATGCCGCCGCTCTATTACTCCGGTAAGCCGCAATACCTGGAGACAAAGCTATAGCCTTATCATATAAACTCAAAGCCTCTAAAAATTGTCCTTTTTTATACATCTCATTGCCAATTCTCTTCACTTCATCAGGTTCCATTGCTTTCCCCATGGTGTTATTGTGATCAAAGGTACCACCTTTGGAAGCTGTAATGTGTCCAATTCCCATTCCAGAGCCCCGCATTATACTGCCATGGCCATAATTACCGGACCTAGAACCTAAAACGTCGGGCCTTGAGCTCCGATTCACCGCCATGCCGGTTTTTAGGATTTTCCCTGAAGAACATATATTACCCGTCGGAAGAACATTGACAGACGGAGAACTGACGGGGATGTTGGGTTCGGATCTTATCTGACCCGGTTTTAAAATCCGCGTCGAAACAGTCGGGCTTGTTTCGTTTGACCCGGAAAGTTCGCCGGAATTGTTATTTATACGAGACTCGTATCTTCTACCAGTCACGATGGATCCATTTCGACCCGAAACCGATCCGGATGAGCTCGAGCTCGAACTAGTAGTCGTTGTCATCGTGAGACCGGATTGTCGAGTTCGGAGCGGCGAAACGGGTGAACCCAGATCGAGTTCACGGAAATCAGGCTTGTTAAAATCGTAACTCAGTGAGTCACGAAGTTGATCAGGAAGTTTCTCGAAACCCCCTCTCTCCGTCACCGGCTTACCTAAATCCGACATTTTTCCCTTCAACTAAAAATGGGTTTTACTCCAATTCTACTCTCTTTACCTCTAGCTTTCACCTTCGGGACTTTGTGGAGGGTTATTTATTGGTAATGTGAGTGAAATGAGGTGAATGTAGAAAGGAAACACTTTGAACTAAACATCTAAAGGGAAAGGAAACGGAAAGAAGCAAAGAATTTAGAGAGAGAAAGGAAGGGATTTTCAAAGAGAAatcaaatgaaaagaaaagaaaagaaaaatggaagagaAAAGAGTGTTGGTCCTGCTGCTTCACGAGACAGGTTTCGTTTCATCGTtttatttatcttctttttttttaataaaaaataaacaatttaaagtgtaaatttgaagtattttggaaaaaattttctCTATATTTTGAGGAGTagttattattactattattatttagaGAATATACgcccttaaaataaaatttttttaatatctcctttaaaattttaaaattttaaattaataaaaataaatttacattttaatttctaaaattttatattttttaccgtaaaagttataatttaatttgaatctCTCTAACAAAAATTTCTAACCATCTAATTGGATAGTAGATGTTTTGgtggataatatttatattaagcaTGATATGATGCTCATTGAGGATTAGATTCTTTTcgatgttataaaattttgggtgaataataaaattaggtACTCAACTATTAAtgtatttctattttggtcattcaattatgaaaattttcaatttaatcactaacattttattttggtcattcatgttttagattatttctattttggtcacttactCTCTATTAAATGGTTAACGGAAGTGATGATACGCCTTTTTCCAACCAagataataacatatttagtcctcaatgcttacacattctatcaatttgatcctaattctaaataattcaataacatttACAAATTGTATCAAGATGATcctcaaacacatataattaaatatggataaacttatatgtaaatttgtgattttgatcAACTTCATTCATGATCATATTAATAGCATTCTCAACAAAGGAGCGCAAATTTTTCTTGTGAAACCTAACAAATAAAACGAAAAAGCTTCTTACAAGCCTTTTTCTAATCATCTTTGCATTCTTGTCAACTTAAAGAATCGTGTAATAATTTCCCCCAATTATAAGcataaaatttattgtaaaatttatctTCATCTAATTTGTTTgcaatttatttagaaaaatatgtaaattttataggtttttaatttttcaaatttgaattttatattttttattcttttatatacatatattttataatttataatttattttatattttaaaattttatataattttgtgaTTGTACGTAcaacatatattcatataagTGATTGTACGTACAACATACGCTATGTTACCGTTAAACTGAACACATAATAAGCATGACTTTTGCTACTAacattgttataaaataataccaAAACTCTTGATGGAATGAAAATTCAGGCACCAAGTTGGGTCAAAAAATCATAAGCACCAACTTGAAAAAATGTGTCAAGTTCGGGAGACGCTAAATGCATATTTGAgccttataattataattaaatataaacacatgtggtatatttatataaataatattatattttgtactttttcataatatataatttatatttaactatatatttgatgatcaaattgatagaatttataaatgtgaaagattaaatttatcaaattatttaaaattatgacaaaatgataaaaatgtgcaagtattaaggactaaatgtgttattataccaattaaaaaagTCACATCGTCATTCCGTTAACTATTCAACagaccaaaataaaatgatttgaaatgttaatgactaaattaattgGATAACCAAAACAGAAGAGAACTAATTCTAGAATCTATGttagaatttaatttgaattttaaaaaataatttacatataaataatttaatttcgaatCTATGTGAAACTCTAATTATGGGTCGATAATTTGGAAAATCCACTATTTTacatataaagttaaaaatagtaatattttcataacgatgtaaataagaaaagaaattcaGAACAAACGGAAATAGATACTCTACTTACCCACTATTTACTCATTCAAATAACAGGATGGAGACTCCAgtatcttcttcaaaatctatgtatttatttttttaatctttgaaatagttttcatttttaaataagagGTTGGTATCATGTGATTATGTGCTAACATTACTGAATATAGGGGTCCATTCACAGAAACTGTCTGAAGATAACACTGAGAAAGGTGAATGCGATACGACCACAAAGCCTTCCAATTTCTACTAAATATGTCATCATTGGATTCCTCCTTAATAATTGCATCATTGATTTTTCAACTCAATTAATTCCTCTATTAATCCCTAATAATCgcccaattataaaaaaaaattacaaaataggtAGCAGTtcaa
The Gossypium raimondii isolate GPD5lz chromosome 8, ASM2569854v1, whole genome shotgun sequence DNA segment above includes these coding regions:
- the LOC105792816 gene encoding TPR repeat-containing thioredoxin TTL1 isoform X2, with protein sequence MSDLGKPVTERGGFEKLPDQLRDSLSYDFNKPDFRELDLGSPVSPLRTRQSGLTMTTTTSSSSSSSGSVSGRNGSIVTGRRYESRINNNSGELSGSNETSPTVSTRILKPGQIRSEPNIPVSSPSVNVLPTGNICSSGKILKTGMAVNRSSRPDVLGSRSGNYGHGSIMRGSGMGIGHITASKGGTFDHNNTMGKAMEPDEVKRIGNEMYKKGQFLEALSLYDKAIALSPGIAAYRSNRAAALTALGRLGEAVKECEETVKLDPNYWRAHQRLASLLLRVGQVENARKHLCLLGQPQDRTELQKLQAVEKHLCKCTDARRIRDWKSALRETDAAIASGADFSPQLFMCRVEALLKLHQLDDAESSLSVVPKLEPCTNSCSQTKFFGMFSEAYLFFVQAQIEMALGRFENAVTAAEKAEQIDPRNVEVAVLLNNVKLVARARARGNDLFKSERFTEACSAYGDGLRLDPSNSILYCNRAACWFKLGRWEHSVEDCDQALSIQPNYIKALLRRAASNSKLERWADAVQDYEVLRRELPDDNKIAESLFQAQVALKKSHGDFGEEACSIKQFRAAISLPGVSVVHFKMSSNMQCKQISPFVDSLCDRHPSVDIEESPGVANAENISILPTFKIYKNGCCLKEMVCPSREMLEHSVIHNSSYNP
- the LOC105792816 gene encoding TPR repeat-containing thioredoxin TTL1 isoform X1: MSDLGKPVTERGGFEKLPDQLRDSLSYDFNKPDFRELDLGSPVSPLRTRQSGLTMTTTTSSSSSSSGSVSGRNGSIVTGRRYESRINNNSGELSGSNETSPTVSTRILKPGQIRSEPNIPVSSPSVNVLPTGNICSSGKILKTGMAVNRSSRPDVLGSRSGNYGHGSIMRGSGMGIGHITASKGGTFDHNNTMGKAMEPDEVKRIGNEMYKKGQFLEALSLYDKAIALSPGIAAYRSNRAAALTALGRLGEAVKECEETVKLDPNYWRAHQRLASLLLRVGQVENARKHLCLLGQPQDRTELQKLQAVEKHLCKCTDARRIRDWKSALRETDAAIASGADFSPQLFMCRVEALLKLHQLDDAESSLSVVPKLEPCTNSCSQTKFFGMFSEAYLFFVQAQIEMALGRFENAVTAAEKAEQIDPRNVEVAVLLNNVKLVARARARGNDLFKSERFTEACSAYGDGLRLDPSNSILYCNRAACWFKLGRWEHSVEDCDQALSIQPNYIKALLRRAASNSKLERWADAVQDYEVLRRELPDDNKIAESLFQAQVALKKSHGDFGEEACSIKQFRAAISLPGVSVVHFKMSSNMQCKQISPFVDSLCDRHPSVNFLNVDIEESPGVANAENISILPTFKIYKNGCCLKEMVCPSREMLEHSVIHNSSYNP